In one window of Clostridia bacterium DNA:
- a CDS encoding MarR family winged helix-turn-helix transcriptional regulator, which translates to MEIAEFKNIVWDYTRKIAESMNCIFAPVSEEYGLTMIQTRILMELYKYESHTIGSLADSTCIAGANISAMCKKLEVQGLLERARNREDERVVLVALTKLGKETTLEIDRLCNDKISQHLANEAEETFEDIIAGLQKLDELLKKINCVEKK; encoded by the coding sequence ATGGAGATTGCTGAATTCAAAAATATTGTTTGGGATTATACAAGGAAAATTGCAGAAAGTATGAATTGCATATTCGCACCTGTAAGTGAAGAATATGGATTAACTATGATACAAACAAGAATTCTTATGGAATTGTATAAATATGAGTCTCACACAATAGGCAGTTTAGCAGACAGCACGTGTATTGCAGGTGCAAATATTTCCGCCATGTGTAAAAAGCTTGAGGTTCAAGGTTTATTAGAACGTGCTAGAAACCGAGAGGATGAGAGAGTAGTGCTGGTGGCACTTACAAAGCTGGGGAAAGAGACTACGTTGGAAATAGATAGGCTTTGCAATGATAAGATCTCACAGCATCTGGCAAATGAGGCAGAAGAGACTTTTGAAGATATTATAGCAGGATTGCAGAAACTGGATGAGCTATTAAAAAAAATCAACTGTGTTGAAAAGAAATAG
- a CDS encoding MarR family transcriptional regulator, translating to MDNYDVILDFFSKAEKPVGAGQIATATGIDRKEVDKVMTKLKKEEKIVSPKVCFWELKRI from the coding sequence GTGGATAATTATGATGTAATTCTGGACTTTTTCAGCAAGGCGGAAAAGCCGGTCGGTGCAGGGCAGATTGCAACTGCAACAGGCATAGACAGGAAAGAAGTTGACAAAGTGATGACTAAGCTCAAAAAAGAGGAAAAAATAGTTTCTCCTAAGGTTTGTTTTTGGGAGTTAAAAAGAATATAG
- the ftsH gene encoding ATP-dependent zinc metalloprotease FtsH has translation MKEEKNPKKSIVYFYIATMIIVLVLNTFVIPSLFKQEITQVDYGTFLSQIESGKVKTVEIQENQIAFTQVNGAGEDSIYVTGRVDDPELVNRLHSAHVEFSRVIPKENSPLVNFIFSWILPIIIFIGIGQLLTNSMQKRMGGNAMTFGKSNAKVYVEAQTGKTFADVAGQDEAKEALTEIVDFMHNPTRYKEIGAIMPKGALLVGPPGTGKTLLAKAVAGESKVPFFSISGSEFVEMFVGMGAARVRDLFKQAQAKAPCIVFIDEIDTIGKKRDNGGIGGNDEREQTLNQLLAEMDGFNGEKGVVILAATNRPDSLDKALLRPGRFDRRIPVELPDLAGREAILKVHSKIIKLGNDVDFNGIARATSGASGAELANIINEGALRAVRCGRKYVEQIDLEEAVEVIIAGYQRKGAVISAKEKKIIAYHEIGHAIVAAKQTESAPVHKITIIPRTSGALGYTMQVSEGENVLMTREEALNKVATFTGGRAAEELVFETYTSGASNDIEQATKIARAMVTRLGMSKAFDMMALETVTNQYLGGDSSLACSSDTAAKIDEEVLSIIKNAHEKAINILKDNMDKLHLLSSHLLEKETISGDEFMKILTA, from the coding sequence ATGAAAGAAGAAAAGAATCCTAAAAAGTCAATTGTTTATTTTTATATTGCTACAATGATTATTGTACTAGTATTAAATACATTTGTTATTCCATCACTATTTAAGCAAGAGATCACCCAAGTAGACTATGGTACATTTCTGTCACAAATTGAAAGCGGGAAAGTAAAAACCGTAGAAATTCAGGAGAACCAAATTGCATTTACTCAAGTAAATGGCGCAGGTGAAGATAGTATTTATGTGACAGGGCGCGTAGATGACCCGGAGCTCGTGAATCGTCTTCATTCTGCTCATGTTGAATTTTCCAGGGTTATTCCAAAAGAAAATTCACCTTTAGTAAACTTTATATTTTCTTGGATTCTTCCAATTATTATTTTCATAGGAATTGGGCAGCTTCTTACCAACTCCATGCAAAAAAGAATGGGCGGCAATGCCATGACCTTTGGGAAGAGCAATGCCAAGGTATATGTCGAAGCGCAGACCGGCAAAACCTTTGCGGATGTGGCAGGACAAGATGAGGCAAAAGAGGCTTTGACTGAAATAGTGGATTTTATGCATAACCCGACGAGATATAAGGAAATTGGTGCAATCATGCCGAAGGGTGCATTGCTTGTAGGCCCTCCGGGTACTGGTAAAACGCTTCTTGCAAAAGCTGTGGCAGGTGAATCAAAAGTACCGTTTTTCTCGATTTCCGGTTCAGAATTTGTGGAGATGTTTGTAGGTATGGGCGCGGCGAGAGTGAGAGACCTTTTTAAACAAGCTCAGGCAAAGGCTCCTTGTATTGTATTTATCGATGAAATTGATACTATTGGTAAAAAACGTGACAATGGAGGAATTGGTGGTAATGATGAGCGGGAACAGACATTAAATCAGCTGTTGGCTGAGATGGACGGTTTTAATGGGGAAAAGGGTGTAGTAATTCTTGCAGCAACCAATAGACCTGACTCTCTTGACAAGGCTTTGCTCCGCCCCGGTAGATTTGACCGTCGTATTCCGGTAGAATTGCCGGATCTTGCGGGTCGTGAGGCTATTCTAAAGGTACATTCAAAAATAATAAAGTTAGGCAATGATGTAGATTTTAATGGAATAGCAAGAGCAACCTCCGGCGCATCCGGTGCTGAACTTGCCAATATAATAAATGAAGGAGCCTTGAGGGCGGTAAGATGCGGCCGCAAATATGTGGAGCAGATAGATTTGGAGGAAGCTGTGGAAGTTATAATTGCAGGATACCAGAGAAAAGGTGCTGTCATATCAGCAAAGGAAAAGAAAATTATTGCATATCATGAAATTGGACATGCAATTGTTGCGGCGAAACAGACTGAATCAGCACCTGTGCACAAGATAACAATAATACCTCGTACCTCAGGAGCACTAGGTTATACTATGCAGGTTTCAGAGGGCGAAAATGTGCTGATGACGCGAGAAGAGGCCTTGAATAAGGTTGCTACCTTTACTGGTGGCCGTGCCGCAGAGGAGCTGGTTTTTGAAACCTATACCTCAGGAGCATCCAATGATATTGAGCAAGCTACAAAAATAGCAAGGGCAATGGTCACTCGCTTGGGCATGAGCAAGGCCTTTGATATGATGGCGTTGGAGACAGTGACCAATCAGTATCTTGGAGGAGATTCTTCATTGGCATGCTCTTCAGATACAGCAGCTAAGATTGATGAAGAAGTATTGTCCATTATAAAAAATGCTCATGAGAAAGCAATCAATATTTTGAAAGATAATATGGACAAGCTTCACTTATTGTCCTCACACCTGCTTGAAAAGGAAACTATATCTGGTGATGAGTTTATGAAGATTTTGACTGCTTAG
- a CDS encoding sodium/proline symporter: MDGGSLQILIAMASYVAVVIGIGVYYSKRASESSDNYLIGGRSLGPWVVAMGAEASDMSGWLLMGLPGVAYFFGFSDAAWTAIGLGIGTYLNWLFVARRLRTYSHIAGDSITIPDFISNRYKEEKKVIMTIAALFILVFFSVYAASCFVTVGKLFSTLFGVKYVYMMIVGALFVVFYTFIGGFLAESASDFMQGIVMFFALTSVLIAGVSAAGGISAVVENAKAIPGFFDFFGIAQPTLVNGVQQIGEAGKPLFGEAGSYGLLTIISTLSWGLGYFGMPQVLLKFMAIKKASDLKLSRRIAIIWVIISLGAAVAIGMIGRILFPAALLTQSASESIFILMSTNFFVPLFAGIVMAGILAATISSSDSYLLIAASAFSKNIYQGIMKKEASDKAVLYVSRVTLVVIAAIAMFIAIDENSIIFKVVSFAWAGFGATFGPVMLFSLFWKRTTRSGAIAGMLAGGGMVFIWKLILKPMGGVFGIYELFPAFVVSCIAIVIFSLLSKEPSKEIQDEFELARTQTKG; this comes from the coding sequence ATGGATGGAGGAAGTTTACAGATTTTGATTGCCATGGCTTCATATGTGGCAGTGGTTATCGGTATAGGAGTGTATTACTCAAAGCGCGCCAGTGAAAGCAGCGACAACTATCTTATCGGTGGCAGATCCCTGGGTCCATGGGTTGTTGCAATGGGTGCTGAGGCCTCTGACATGAGCGGGTGGCTTTTAATGGGACTCCCTGGAGTTGCATATTTCTTCGGTTTCAGTGATGCGGCATGGACTGCAATAGGACTTGGTATAGGTACTTATTTAAACTGGTTGTTTGTAGCTAGGAGACTTCGTACATACTCACACATTGCCGGAGATTCAATAACAATTCCTGATTTTATCAGCAACAGATACAAAGAAGAGAAAAAAGTTATAATGACAATAGCAGCACTTTTCATTTTGGTATTCTTTAGTGTTTATGCTGCAAGTTGTTTTGTTACGGTAGGAAAGCTATTTAGTACATTGTTTGGCGTAAAATATGTATATATGATGATTGTAGGGGCTTTATTCGTAGTTTTTTATACCTTTATAGGCGGCTTCTTAGCTGAAAGCGCATCGGATTTTATGCAGGGTATTGTAATGTTCTTTGCCTTGACTTCTGTGTTAATAGCCGGCGTTTCCGCTGCTGGAGGCATTTCTGCTGTTGTTGAAAATGCAAAGGCAATACCGGGGTTCTTTGATTTCTTCGGAATTGCTCAGCCTACGCTTGTAAATGGGGTTCAGCAAATTGGTGAGGCGGGCAAGCCTTTGTTCGGCGAAGCAGGCAGCTATGGGTTATTAACCATAATATCAACACTTTCCTGGGGACTGGGCTATTTTGGCATGCCGCAGGTTTTATTGAAATTTATGGCTATCAAAAAAGCAAGTGATCTTAAATTATCCAGAAGGATTGCGATTATATGGGTTATTATTTCCCTTGGTGCTGCTGTAGCAATTGGCATGATTGGAAGAATATTGTTTCCGGCTGCTCTGCTTACACAAAGCGCGTCAGAAAGTATATTTATACTAATGTCTACTAATTTCTTCGTTCCATTATTTGCTGGAATTGTTATGGCAGGTATTCTGGCAGCAACCATTAGTTCATCAGATTCGTACTTGCTTATTGCAGCTTCTGCATTTTCAAAAAATATCTATCAAGGCATTATGAAAAAAGAAGCTAGTGATAAAGCAGTTTTATATGTATCCAGGGTTACATTAGTTGTAATAGCTGCTATTGCAATGTTTATTGCCATAGATGAAAACAGTATTATTTTCAAAGTGGTTTCATTTGCATGGGCGGGCTTTGGGGCAACCTTTGGACCGGTTATGTTGTTTTCACTATTTTGGAAAAGAACCACAAGAAGCGGTGCAATTGCGGGCATGCTGGCTGGCGGCGGAATGGTCTTCATATGGAAGCTGATTCTTAAACCTATGGGAGGAGTTTTTGGAATATACGAATTGTTCCCAGCATTTGTAGTATCCTGTATTGCCATAGTGATATTCTCTCTATTATCCAAAGAGCCATCGAAAGAAATACAAGATGAGTTCGAGCTTGCAAGGACACAAACCAAAGGGTAA